In the genome of Candoia aspera isolate rCanAsp1 chromosome 4, rCanAsp1.hap2, whole genome shotgun sequence, the window CAAGTCCAGGTGGCTCTTTAGCAAAAGTTATACCTGCTTTCACCAAGTCCTAGTGTCCTGCAcaatttaaatcagaactgtCAGAAATGATCAGGCCatcatatgagagccagtttggtgtagtggttaaggctccaggctgagttctagtcccaccttgggctcaaagccagctgagtgaccttgggccagtcactctctcagccctaggaaggaggcaatggcaaaccacttccaaaaaaccttgccaagaaaactgcaggggctagtccaggcagtcaccaggaggcaAGACTGATGCAAAGGcacgaaaaagaaaaaaaaagaccatagtatttatatacacatacatacattttttgcTTAGTGTGTTAGGGAACTCGGCCACTGTTGTTTGTAGGCTTCTGTTCACGGCATAGCTTGTTGGATGATCCCCCTTGGTGGTGGTTATCTAGTAAACTCTGGGTTAAGGGCACCAGACACACGGGTTGAAGATGCGTCTTACAAATTCACCTTGCGCAACACATGCAAGCAGGGACAAGGAAATGATGCCTGCAGCCATTTTCTAGCACTATTCTGACCTGGATATTCGCTTCCTGCATCATACATAAATGGCTATTTCTGCTAAGCATGTTCTCCTCTTCATtccctattttttaattttaacccAAATAACCTTATCTACCACAGGAAATGCTCAAAGTGGCTTGCAAACATAGATGAAaagacacacaaattaaaagcagCTACAAAGAACGCAGGAAACACTTTTTTAATTAACAGCAAGCTTGAAGCGCTtggttcccccctccctccctcgtaTAAACCAGGCTCTTCAGTTGCTAGacaaaaatgttttttgaaaAAGCACCACAGCTCCTGGGTGTGCAGAAATGACAAAGGTACACTCTTCAGCAGCAGGCTTGGGTCGTCCTTGCCATCGATTAAAAGGCCGGGATGCGGGACGGCAGCAGTCCAGCCCTGACAACCCACCCAGGTCAATTTTCTGTCACCCTCCGAGGGTCGGTGCAACGCCCTGTCGCTGCCTCTTATCCTGCAGGGCTGTGGAAGAGATGCTCGGCCTTGGCCAGGAGCGCTGTTCCTCGCGGGGGGCGGCGAGGGGGAGGATACCTTCCCTCAACTCGCTTTGCTCCGCGTTCCTCCTCCGGCTTCAGCAATTCCTAAGAGTCGAGAAGGCGTCAATTCCCGGCGGCGGAGTGGCGCGCACGTAGCCAAGCCCTCAGCATGGGTCCATGCATTCACAAAAGACGCTTAGCCCAGCGGCTGGGCTCGCTGGAGAAACCAAGGAGCCAAACAGACTGAGCAGCACAATACGCTCCGCCATAATAGCATCCTATCACTTCGGATTGCCGCGATTCATACTTCGCGCGTCGGGCCAATGCAACCCGGATGTCCTTCCCTGAGCCGGCTCAAGCTGCTCGGCGAACCCAGCAGGTGCACACCTGTCGCCAAACCTCGCCAGCTCCAGAAACCGGAGAGCCGCAGCCTTCCTCCCTCCGCGTCCCTTCCCGGCAGCGATCCCGATCCCGATCCCgacttctccccttccctttaaCTCATCGACTCCCGCCCGATCGATAAGCATCTCCGCTCCTCCGCAGCCGGGAAGCCGAGAGATGCATAAAACCAGGGCGCGCCCGGGGCGTGACGTCGTGGGAAGTGGTCAGCCGTTGGCCAGCCGCGCCGGTTGGGGGCGTGGCCTCCGCGGGGACCTCGGGCTCAGCGGCTCCGGTTCGGACAGAGAGAAGCTAGAGCCGGAGCGGAGCACGCGGGCAGGGCGAGGGCTGTTTCGGCGGCGCAGCCTCGCCTTTGCGCACTGGGCACGCGAGGAAGCGAGGACACCTTTCCTCCGCCGGGGCCACCCCGCGTCCGAACTTCTCTGCTCTGAATCCTCCGGCTGCCTCGCACGCTTCCTGCGGGGGTCCGCGATCCCGGATTTCCCAACCTGCTTTCCACGGTGCCGGTGACACCACCACGGGAGCGCTTTCCCCATCGCTCCATAACCTTCCTGCCAGGTTATGGTTCCTGATCAGCAGACCGCCTTTCTTAATTTCTCCCTGCTGCAGAGGTCTTCTCCAGAAGCCCTCCCTTCTTCTAGCAGCCTTTCCTACCTGGATTCTGTTAATCCAGTTTCTGCTTCTCCGTGTTTCTCCCCTTGAGTATCTTCTTTTCCCACTCAGCCTCTCCCAGGCTGGGTGAAAGAGCCACCTAGAACCCTGATGGTGACACCTTTCTTCCTCACCATTACCATTCTTCTGGTCCTACTGATAATGGACCCATCTTCTCTGTTATAGTTgccatttcttctccttcctcgTCCTCTTGACATTCCAGTCCCTCACATGAGACTTCTTTGGGCGTTCTGAGGACCTGGGGTGCATCCTCCCTTCATGCCTCCTTAGATCCTTCAGCTGGCCCATCAGCTGCATATCTTCTTGGCTTTTTCTCCATTTGGTGGGTTGGGTTACGCTACCTCTAcagtttctcttttctcttccagcTCCTTTGACCCCAGTAATGGACTTTCTTCTCAGTGGGGTGGCTGCCTGTGGGGCTTGCCTCTTTACCAACCCCCTGGAGGTGGTGAAGACCCGGATGCAGCTCCAAGGAGAACTACGTGCTCCTGGCACCTACACCCGCCATTATCGTAATGTCTTCCATGCCTTCTACACCATTGGACGGGTGGATGGGCTGACAGCTCTCCAGCGAGGACTTTTACCTGCTCTGTTCTACCAGTTTGGTTTTAACGGCATCCGCTTGGGCACCTATGGGATAGTTGAATCGGCAGGCTACATCCACACACTGGAAGGATATGTCAGCCCACTGCGGGCCACACTGGCAGGAGCCCTGGCTGGCGCCATGAGTGCCATTGTGAGCAGTCCCCTGTATTTGGTGGGTTTTCAGAAGCATTAGaataacaaggaaaaagaaattttCTACACCCATCTCTGCCTGGGATCCAGGGATGGTGggtggaattctgccttccagaatccagggataaaaattaattttgcaaataaatccaatctgggctttaaaaaaaaatgcagggtgTGGTGAAGCATGTATCTGTGTGATGTGATGAAGCTGATCTCTGATTCCAGgggaaacttattttattttatttttccccagcaATTTTCAATTAATTCTTAGGAAAGATGGTCCAGTTTCCTTTCAGGAAGGAGATTTTAATCTTTCTTGCTTTGAATTTTGGTTAGAAGGCAGATTTAAGTTTACTGGTGTTCTTGTTCCTCTCTTATTTTTTCCCTCCTATATTTTCATTGCTTTGAGACAAGGGTAAAATTAGTGTCACGCGGTACAGGGAATTCCTTCCCACATCCATACTGCAGGCAGTCTACTATTTTAGATCCACCCTAAGTTATGATTATAACTTATAGAATTTCACCTGCATCATTTTTCCAGGATTGGCCAATAGCAGAAAGCTATGCATGTTTATAAAGCTAAACCAGGTTTCCATTCATAACACTCAAAAATCAAGGATATACAATGTTTGCCAGCACTCCAGAAGTGGGTGGGGCCATGATGAGCCTTACTTGGGGGTGTTTGGTTTTTAATAGATGAAATGCATGTGCTGAGCCTTGCATTACCCCTAAATTCCCCACAACCCCAAATCAAACGGTAGTAAGTTGATGAGGTTTTTAAACTCTGTCCGTTTGGGGGACACAGGGAAGGTACTGGAGGACTTCATATGGCCCACAGCCCACCATTATTCTAGCCCTGGTGCTGGGCTTCCTCAGACAGGCAGGATTGGAGCCAATTAGGCGAAGTCACAAGAATTCAAGAACTTCtcgtaagtaagaaagaaaagttaGCAAGCCGTAAGGAAAGGCTTTTGGTGACTGCTGTGTTTCAAAAGCAAAGCCCTATAAAACAGTATTCAGACCCTCatacctctttctcttttcctgtaTGTCAGTGTATCTCagtctcagcagctttaagatgagtggatttcaactcccagaattctgagagttaaagtccactcatcttaaagctgctgagactgagaaacactgctgtatgtaATGGACTGTCTGGTCCCTTCTTTTGTGCAGAAGAGCTAATCTccacctcttccttccttccttccttccttccttatttattaaatttttatcaccacccatctcccccaacggagGACCATTGCAACATTATTGTTGCAATGCTCAGATTTGCTATTATGTTGGTTTTCACCAACTGTGTGCGAACTCTTACCTCTGGCTTAAGGCAACTTTGAACATGAGCCTTTCACTGCTTTGATTAATATAACAAAACACTCTGCTTTGGAAGAGGGTAATGCGTTGCTGGGAGAAATACAGTCAATATTACTTTTGAACTCATCTTCCTGTTGTTTCTTAGGAATGTGACCTTTCTCCAATCTTCTCTCCAGGTAAAGACTCATCTTCAGGCTCAGTCAGTTTCTGAGATTGCTGTAGGACACCAGTATCGGCACCAGGTAAGCTGACCTTGCTCTGTAACTTATAGTGAGAAAGTTGTATTTTGCTGAGGTAGAGCATTGGTTCCTCTGGATATCACTGCACATTGTCAGTCAGCAGGTTTGCAGGATTTCCAAAAAAGGTCTGTCTTAGCCTTTCTTAGAGGACAGCTGGGATTTCTTTTTCATGCAAAGCATGGCTCTTTGCATTATAAAAAAGATAAAGGAAGGTTCTGGTCCTTGTGATTCTAAAAAAggcctttttaaaatagaaactgCAGAAAATAGGCCTTTTTGCACCACTGATTTAGAACTGAACACATTTCTCCATTGGCATTTTTCCCAGTACTGTCCAAAGATGCTGGAGACTGAACTTGAGATTTGTTCTACCACAAAATTACCGTCTCTCCCAATTTTGATTGTGGGTGGAGGAGGTTGTTCTGGCACGCCAGCCCCTTTAAGAACACCTGGCCCACATTGGTTTCCGTGTGCTGAAGAGACAGTCTCCCAGTGATGGAACTGCTGGCAACCATTATTATTCCAGCAGCTATCATGTTGCCCACACTCAGCTCCCCATGCTGGGTCACCACAAAGCACTGTTAGCAATTCACTGGTGGTATGTCCTCAACATCCAGAAGGATAGCTAGATTGTATAAAGAACAAGGCAAGGATGccattcttttcctcttcctccctaaATCTTAGTTCTTTCTACTCCACGTTGCACACCTCAAGAAAAACAACCTGAGGTGCTGTGGTTCCTTAAAGACTAACCATTTtattaagggaaaagaaaatacatagGCATCTTGGGCAGCTGTTAGTTTCTGTTCAGTTTGTAAAAGCAGTAAAAGCATTGCCtatagccccccccccttttttttttttaattctaaaacTCTGTCAGCCCATTGAGAGTCTTGTGTGAGCTGGACTTTTCCTGCAGGCTGTCCATTGCTTAAAAGCTCGGGAAGTTGTAAGCAATCATCCTGGgtaatatttttctccattctatAGCAAATATTCCTACATTGCCTTGTTGGAAGTAGAGTGAGAAAATAAGGTTGCCATTTAAAAGATCTTCATCTGGAAGCCCATTGTGCCAGACCCATTTGGAACCATTGCCAAGGCAAACCAGGTTAAGTATAGATACTCTGCAGCATCTCTACCCAGTCCCTGATTATTCCTGTCCCAGAGGTTGGAAAACTGCCAGCCTGCATAGCTAATGTTGAGGTACATTGACCAAATAGCTTCCTGCACCTGTAAAATATGCAGCTTCTACTCTCTTGCTAACACTCTTCTCTCAAAACTCAACTCTGGAAATCTCTGGTGCAGAGGTTGTGTAAGAAATAGGGTAGATTTACATGAGAAAAGATTTGTGTATACATTTCTGTCCTGGGACTGAAGTGTTGAGTAACACTGTGCCTTCCACCATGAGTCACTATTTTGCAGCTGGCTGAAGTTGATCTGGCAACTCAGGAATAAAGAAACCCAGGAATAAAGAAACCAACATTATTCCTGAAGGCAtctctttctgcatttttcttcaaATGGAGTGCCTAGAAGTAGGCAGAGTATTTGAGGTGGGGTCTGTCCAGTGAGGAATATCAATGAAACTGTGACTTGCTCATAGAAATAGGGTTGGGATGATAAGCATGTTTTCTTCTTAGATAATGCATGTATGGGGTGTAATAggagaaggtgtttttttttatttttttatttatttatttatttataaatttatttatttataaatttataaatttattcaccgcccatctctccccagcagggggactctgggcggcttacaataaaacacgattaaaatatgaaaccattacaattaaaatacaataaaaatataaatataataaaatctgcatggcgaagagatcttaatcagaccttcagtgtggtaggtcccttcggatcacttcatggcgctagccatccccaggtgtaattatttgccctcccattccaagcctgcctacaaaaccaggtctttaatcttttgcagaagtccaggagcaagggggcttgtctcacctctgggggaaggatgttccaaagggcgggagctacagcagagaaggcctgcttccgagaccccgctagatagaattcttttatagacggggcccataacatgccctccctgcatgaccggatggggcgggtcgatgtaatagggatgagacggtcccttaggtaacccggtcccatgccatgtagggctttaaaggtgataacgaacaccttgaattggacccggaagcaaactgggacccagtgcagctcacgcaacagaggtgctatgtgtgcaaatcttggagcacccataACTCAAAGTTTGCATTCACTTTCTCTCTCCTGCAGGAGAAATGATTTCTTCCAAGACATCTGCAgggccttttttgttgttttggtcaAGAATAGCTCAAATCCTGCTCGCTCCTTTCTTCAAgcagtaaaaatattttaactgatgACTCCCAACTGGTTGAGTGCTGTAATGATCATAGATGGGGATGCTTCTAAATGTTATTGGTCCTTTCCCATATGTCTGTCCAGGGGATGCTTCACGCATTTTGGAGGATCCACAAGGAACATGGAGTGCTGGGACTGTGGCGTGGGGCCATTTCTTCTATGCCCCGAGTCATGGTGGGTTCCTCTACGCAGTTATGCACCTTCTCCTTTTCCAAACAGTTCTTCAACCACCTTGAGGTATGCTGGATGCACCTTTTCAGAGATGGTTTCCTTGGGGGTGGGTGTTGTTTGAAAAGTTATAGGAGTTACAGTAGAAAACTTGGATTTGGGATGGTGGTGGTAGAATTTGGTGATCCAGCAGAGAAGTAAAATTGGGgtctgcattttattttggagCAATACCAAAATACACTTTGTTTATTTGCCAAATTCATGGTAACTTCCTCCTTATTTTTTCCATCTCTGAACATTAAATGTGAGTGTTTGTAGTCCAATGGCTATTAATACAGCATTGGAGTTTAAGATGGATGTgtagctagatttttttttctgcatgcatgcatgatgTCAACTTACTCATTACTCCCCAGGATTCCTGCATCATGTTTACATTTAGGCTGATCATGGCAGAAGAGAGAAAATATACTGTAATCTGTGCTTAATCTGAGCCCAAACTGGTGATTTGCAGGGAGAatccagcattgttcaggagtgGTACGATCAGTATTGTGCATGTGCTGTCCTAAATAAGATGACAAAACTTATCTAGACCCACATTTTATAGCGAGGATTAGGAttaggcaagaaataaatataccatattTAGATATTTCAAAGGTTCTCAAATGTTGCAGGACCCTGAGTGTCCACAGCAGGCTTGTGCAAGTGAAGGGAGAAAAGCCCAGTGTGAATTTTAAAGGCTTTCCTGTTCTGAGTGTGCAAGCCtaaccagattaaaaaaaaaaaaggaagatgatcttCCTCTAAGTTGCTGGCAAGTCTTCCAGGTAGCCCTGATCCATAGTTTGAGAAGCTCAGCCCTAAGgcataatgttttctttttgggTATGAAACCAGCCATGGTGGGTTGAAAAACAGAGATTATGGAAGAGTGCATCATGAAACTCaaccaattatggtttatttggTAAAGCATGAATAAGCCAACCATGGCCTAGTGGGAAGGGTGAACAGGATGCTGGAATGTTTTTGCCTCACTTACTGGAGATTCTCCATGGCTCCCTTCTAGCTCTGTTTCTCCAGTGGGGTGATGCCCCCATTCTTTCCAGACACAAAGTTCTGAACAGGTGCGTTTTCACCAAAAGGCTGCATTTCTCATGAGGCTTGGCTCCCTAATGGATCTGGATTCGTGAACTGCAACCAGCCTGGCCATAACTTCCAAATCCGTTATTTGGAAGAGGCCCTGTGCCGCCTCTTATCTTCTGCTACTTCTGCTCGCTGGCTCCCATCCTTTCCTCCTCTCTTCTCACCCCAGATCTACCCTAAGGACAGCTGGCTGATTGCCTTGTCTGCCGGAATGACTAGCAGCTTCACCGTGGCCATCGCTATGACACCTTTTGATGTGGCCAGCACACGCCTCTACAACCAACCTGTTGGACCTGATGGCCAGGTAGGAAGGAGGAAGATGGGAGAAGAGGTGGATGAAATGGGAACCCTTATGGTTTGGCCGAAAGGTGAactaaaggaaaagatgggaataATTGCCCGAGTTGGGTTCATTAAGTTGCTCATCCATCTCGTGACTTCCGCCAAGCTGTAACACATCTACATCACTGGTTTCAGTGGGACCCACAGACAAGTTGCTCAAATCCACACCTTCGCTGCTAGCCCTTTCTTGCTCTGCTTTTTTTCCGTTTTAAATCTTCCAAACTGTCCCCCATAATGCCAAAGTGGCAACACAGGCtatgcattaaaatgaaacctATCTTCTCTCCCATCTGTATCTGAGAACTGGGATCTTTTGTCAAGATTTTAGAAGAAATAAGATTCTATCAAAAGTAAAATGAGCTGTGCTGACCATAAGAGAACAAGAGAACAATGAAGTCCCTATTAAAGGTttagaaaatgattttaaaaaactttcagattttaaaaattgctttgtcAGGCACGCGAGAATGAGTTTTTGCAAACTCAACAGCTGGTTAAGTTGGTTCAGTAAAAATGTTGGTGGAATAGAAGTAAAAGTAATGTTGCACAGGTTGAAAGTAAGTTTCAGCTGTACAGTCCAGATTGTATGTGTATCTGGAAGTCTCTGTGTATAAGTGTGTATAAATGTGCAGACTGCTGATTTTACCTTACATTACCTgagctgtgagaatgaccttgggagacaggaggaagaaccacagccCAGACAGTGGTCgaataagagaaatctgagtccagagcaggaatgggggtggagaaagcgtctcggaagggaccctccctagttctctggaaggtaaaggcaggggagaggggaagtgctctcagacttgtaagatttgcttactgtaaccttacaataaagttagtgtTAGTATTCTTAGTTTTTGTTTCCTGATCtgaactaccttgaagggctaacacctTGGTTAGATCACTTTTTTCAAATATCAGCTATTAGAAAAGCAAATCCGTCCCATGTTAATTAGGTTAACAGCTAATTTGCCAGGGAGCTTTTGCAGCTTTCCATCTCTTTGCCATTCCCCAACCAATGATTCTTCCTCCTCAATACCTTTTTGGAAGGGCGAATTTTATAATCTTAAAACACCTACTGGTTTAGGCTGAGTTCGTCTCCCCATACTCAACAGTTTTTTGCAAGCCTGCttgtgtgtggggtgtgtgtgtgtttgttttttaa includes:
- the SLC25A35 gene encoding solute carrier family 25 member 35; protein product: MDFLLSGVAACGACLFTNPLEVVKTRMQLQGELRAPGTYTRHYRNVFHAFYTIGRVDGLTALQRGLLPALFYQFGFNGIRLGTYGIVESAGYIHTLEGYVSPLRATLAGALAGAMSAIVSSPLYLVKTHLQAQSVSEIAVGHQYRHQGMLHAFWRIHKEHGVLGLWRGAISSMPRVMVGSSTQLCTFSFSKQFFNHLEIYPKDSWLIALSAGMTSSFTVAIAMTPFDVASTRLYNQPVGPDGQGMMYKSLLDCLAKIVRTEGFWGVYKGVGASYFRIGPHTILSLLFWDQLHQVKLHWQQE